The genomic DNA GCCGCAAACACAATCTGTTTACTCATATTGGTCACCCATCATAATTTTACAGCATACTTATATAGATACTGCTCTGCTGCAGATATTCGACGAATAAAATATCACCACTCCCATCCATCTGATGACTTGAAGAGGCCCCGGTCATGCTGTGCGCTCGTTTCGACTTATCTTTGACCGCGTCGAAGGCCTGGCGAGGGATGAGTGCATTCAGCAACCACCCGCATGACCTCCAAATAAATAAGAGCAAATCGCTCTTATCCATCTGATGACTTGAAGAAGCACCAGTCACGCTGTGCGTTCGTGGCGAGCGAATGAGTGCATTCAGCAACCGGCCTGCATATCCTTCAAGTTGCTGAATACATAAGAGTGGAGCGAATATCACAGCCCTTTTGGCTCCTCCTTGGATGCGATCTTGCGGATGAGCGCGATTATTCCAGGCTTGCTGCTCTGCAATCCGAAGGAGCTGAGCATCTCTCTGTTGAACCTCTCTGTGATCTCGTCGAAGATTCTTTTGTAAGCGATGCAGTAGGGATCCACGCCTCTTATCTCCCCATCTGTGTGGGATATCGCATTGTAAGGACACCCGCCCCTGCAGTATCTGAGGTGCCTGCATTTCCTGCAGTGCACCTCCACGCACTCCCTGAAGCGGTTCATCCGCCTCCATGCTTCAGATCGCTTCAGATCGTCCATTGATGGATGATCTCTCACATCACCCATGACATAATCGGGCATCCCGACAAACCTGTAGCACGGATATATGCTCCCATCCGGGCCCACAGCGAACGTGTTATCCATGCAGTCCACGAATGTGCACACAGTTCCCCGACCGCTGAAGACGCATCTGCAGAGATCGTTGATGTTCCTCACCTCGATCCTGTCCATGTTCTCGAGGTATCTGTCGAGGAGATAAACTAGAAGCTCCCCGTACTCAGATGGATCGAGGGCCCACCGCTCCGGCTCGTCGCTGCGAAGCGATGGAAGCGCTGGATGGAGCTTCAGGGTCAATCCGTTGCTCATGAAGAAATCGAAGATCTCCTGTTTGTACTTTATGGAGTGCGAGGTGAATGTGCATATGAATTGCACACTCAGGCCGTGATCGCGGGCAATGCCGTAGCCGCGCATGGTTCGATCGTAGTAACCCTCTGACCTCTGAAGATCGTTTATCTCCTTCGGGCCGTCCAGGCTTGAGCCGATCGGCACATCATACTCCTTGAGGACTTCAGCCAGCTCAGGCGTTAGCCTCCAGAGGTTCGTCTGCAGTGCAAATGATGGAGTGAGATGTGAAAGGCCATCTGCAAGCAACGGCAGTGCCTTCCTGTAAAACTCCACACCCGCCAGCAGCGGCTCACCGCCGTGGAAGGTGAACGTCACGGGATCATCACGAAAGAGCTTCAGCCACTCGACGATCTCCTTTACAGTATCAATGCTCATCACCGGAGAGCCCTCCTCAGAGCTCCAGCAGTAGCTGCACTTGGAAGGACATCCCAGAGTGGGAATGATCATAACGTGAAAAGGCCTTTTCCTCTGCATTCAGGGTCTGAGAGCATCTCACTGTATTAATAGATTTCCCGGGGAAACATCACAATGTTAACATACGGAAATACAATGCCAAGATATAAAGATCTCAATACGAGAAAAGCCATGATTGAGTAAAGAAAATAATAAAATAAAAATTTATTTGATGCCCTTAAAGCATCGATCAAGATGCGCGGTGTCCGGTGGTCTCGTGAGTATGCTCACAACGATCGTGACTAAAAACGCCAGCGGCAGCGCAACCACTATTGGATCCACTACAGGCCAGGGCATCTGGGTTATGAGCACATCCCTGCCGAATATGAATCTGGATATGCCGAGGGCCTCTGCCTCTTTTTTATGGACGAAGACCATCCAGAGCACGCTCGAGAACGTGCCGGTCACGAGCCCCGCGATCGCGCCCGCTCTTGTGGCCCGCCTCCAGAAGAGAGCGCATGTGTACATCGGGAGGAACGCGGCTGCACAGAGCCCGAAGAATATGGATGTGCCCCTGGCGATGATGTTCTCCGGAAGTATGTATCCGAGGACGACCGCGATGACCACAGCCACTATGATCCCTGCCCTCGTCACCAGTATTGACCCTGTTCCCTTTTTCCCTGTCAGCGTCTCATAGATATCCCTGCCGATCGCGGTGCCCTGGGCATGGAACTGAGAGCTCGATGTGGACATTGCTGCTGCGAGGAGTGTGAGCATGAAGAGGTACACAAACCACTCCGGCATCGCCGCATTGATGTAAACAGGTATTATGCTGTCCGCGTTCCCCTTAGCCACCTCTATCGCTATCTTGCCCTGTGTGGCATGGAAGAAGACGTTTGACAGAGCCCCGACATCGAACGCAACGCCGGTCATTGCGAGTATGAACACGCCGCCGATCAGGACACCGCGGTTCAGCTCCCTGCCGGATCTCACCGTCATGAATCTCACCGCGAGCTGCGGCATCGCGAGGACGCCAATCCCGACACCGAGGACCACGGTCGAGACCAGTGTCCACCACCATGCGCTTCCGAGCGCTGGCATGCTCGTCCATCCTCTGTGACCCTGTGCCGCAAGGCTCTGAGGAACCAGGTTCGCCATGTCTGTGAGCGCCTGGTGGGCAGCTGTCACACCTCCAAGGTGGAGATAGGTCATGATGAGAAGAAATATCATCCCCAGAAACATTACCGTGCCCTGCATCGCATCTGTGTACATGACCCCCTTCAGGCCGCCCCAGACCACGTAGGCAGCGATTATGAGCGAGTAGATAAGCAGCGCGAGGTTGAAGTCTATTGAGAGCGTGGTCTCCATGAACCTGGCAGCACCAATTAAAACGACGGATGCATATAAAGGCATCCCGAGAAAGATCACAAGCCCGCTGAACCACTGGATGAACTGGCTGTCGAACCTCCGGCCCATCAGCTCCGGGAGCGTCATAGCTCCCAGGTTGTAACCCATCCTCCTCGTGCGCTTTCCGTAAATTATGAACGCTATGAATATCCCCACAAAGATGTTGAGGAATGTCAGCCACAGAAGCCCCATGCCGAAGAGACCTGCCATGCCGCCGAACCCCACGATCGCGGAGGTGCTGATGAATGTTGCCCCGTAGCTCATCGCCATTATGTAAGGATGGATCTTTCTGCCCGCCACCATGTATCCTTCGGTGTCCCTCGTCGTCACCCAGCCCCTGTATCCCAGGTAGAGCGTGACAAGCAGATAGACGACCACCAATACGTTGAGAAGTAACAGATTCATGGATAT from Methanothrix thermoacetophila PT includes the following:
- a CDS encoding TIGR04083 family peptide-modifying radical SAM enzyme: MQRKRPFHVMIIPTLGCPSKCSYCWSSEEGSPVMSIDTVKEIVEWLKLFRDDPVTFTFHGGEPLLAGVEFYRKALPLLADGLSHLTPSFALQTNLWRLTPELAEVLKEYDVPIGSSLDGPKEINDLQRSEGYYDRTMRGYGIARDHGLSVQFICTFTSHSIKYKQEIFDFFMSNGLTLKLHPALPSLRSDEPERWALDPSEYGELLVYLLDRYLENMDRIEVRNINDLCRCVFSGRGTVCTFVDCMDNTFAVGPDGSIYPCYRFVGMPDYVMGDVRDHPSMDDLKRSEAWRRMNRFRECVEVHCRKCRHLRYCRGGCPYNAISHTDGEIRGVDPYCIAYKRIFDEITERFNREMLSSFGLQSSKPGIIALIRKIASKEEPKGL
- a CDS encoding sodium:solute symporter family protein, with amino-acid sequence MNLLLLNVLVVVYLLVTLYLGYRGWVTTRDTEGYMVAGRKIHPYIMAMSYGATFISTSAIVGFGGMAGLFGMGLLWLTFLNIFVGIFIAFIIYGKRTRRMGYNLGAMTLPELMGRRFDSQFIQWFSGLVIFLGMPLYASVVLIGAARFMETTLSIDFNLALLIYSLIIAAYVVWGGLKGVMYTDAMQGTVMFLGMIFLLIMTYLHLGGVTAAHQALTDMANLVPQSLAAQGHRGWTSMPALGSAWWWTLVSTVVLGVGIGVLAMPQLAVRFMTVRSGRELNRGVLIGGVFILAMTGVAFDVGALSNVFFHATQGKIAIEVAKGNADSIIPVYINAAMPEWFVYLFMLTLLAAAMSTSSSQFHAQGTAIGRDIYETLTGKKGTGSILVTRAGIIVAVVIAVVLGYILPENIIARGTSIFFGLCAAAFLPMYTCALFWRRATRAGAIAGLVTGTFSSVLWMVFVHKKEAEALGISRFIFGRDVLITQMPWPVVDPIVVALPLAFLVTIVVSILTRPPDTAHLDRCFKGIK